In Aegilops tauschii subsp. strangulata cultivar AL8/78 chromosome 3, Aet v6.0, whole genome shotgun sequence, one genomic interval encodes:
- the LOC109751304 gene encoding protein DEHYDRATION-INDUCED 19 homolog 3 isoform X2, translating into MDSEHWISRLAAAKRFYAAQLGHIDDMSGMGMEEVDMDMEDDGEMDMEMEMQMEEARWPEVACPYCYEDYDLGSLCVHLEEDHPYEPHPAPCPICSEKITRDMLNHITMHHGYLFKALLGGGHSHRSRNTTAATTNIYADPLLSSFGLGFATSDAEEPSKSSVPVLDDTSILKEAPPQPWESSIDSSLTSEEREQKRKQATSRATFVQDLVLSTLFGDD; encoded by the exons ATGGACTCGGAGCACTGGATctcgcgcctcgccgccgccaagCGCTTCTATGCCGCGCAGCTCGGCCACATCGACG ATATGTCGGGGATGGGGATGGAGGAAGTGGACATGGACATGGAGGACGACGGGGAGATggacatggagatggagatgCAGATGGAGGAGGCAAGATGGCCGGAGGTCGCCTGCCCCTACTGCTACGAGGACTACGACCTCGGCTCCCTCTGCGTCCACCTCGAGGAGGACCACCCCTACGAGCCACACCCCGCG CCTTGCCCCATCTGCTCTGAAAAGATTACAAGAGATATGCTAAATCATATCACCATGCATCATGGTTACTTGTTCAAG GCGCTTCTAGGAGGCGGTCATAGTCATAGGTCAAGGAACACCACCGCCGCCACTACAAATATTTATGCTGATCCACTGCTTTCATCGTTTGGCCTGGGTTTTGCAACATCAGATGCCGAAGAACCATCGAAATCATCAGTTCCGGTTCTCGATGATACTTCAATTCTTAAGGAGGCACCTCCTCAACCTTGGGAATCAAG TATTGACTCGTCCCTCACAAGTGAGGAAAGGGAACAAAAGCGGAAACAAGCCACAAGCAGGGCGACCTTTGTGCAAGACCTGGTCCTCTCCACTTTATTTGGAGACGACTGA
- the LOC109751304 gene encoding protein DEHYDRATION-INDUCED 19 homolog 3 isoform X1 — translation MDSEHWISRLAAAKRFYAAQLGHIDDMSGMGMEEVDMDMEDDGEMDMEMEMQMEEARWPEVACPYCYEDYDLGSLCVHLEEDHPYEPHPAPCPICSEKITRDMLNHITMHHGYLFKNVSRLRRFVIPERRALPLLSRDLRDAHLQALLGGGHSHRSRNTTAATTNIYADPLLSSFGLGFATSDAEEPSKSSVPVLDDTSILKEAPPQPWESSIDSSLTSEEREQKRKQATSRATFVQDLVLSTLFGDD, via the exons ATGGACTCGGAGCACTGGATctcgcgcctcgccgccgccaagCGCTTCTATGCCGCGCAGCTCGGCCACATCGACG ATATGTCGGGGATGGGGATGGAGGAAGTGGACATGGACATGGAGGACGACGGGGAGATggacatggagatggagatgCAGATGGAGGAGGCAAGATGGCCGGAGGTCGCCTGCCCCTACTGCTACGAGGACTACGACCTCGGCTCCCTCTGCGTCCACCTCGAGGAGGACCACCCCTACGAGCCACACCCCGCG CCTTGCCCCATCTGCTCTGAAAAGATTACAAGAGATATGCTAAATCATATCACCATGCATCATGGTTACTTGTTCAAG AATGTCAGCCGGTTGCGCAGATTCGTTATTCCCGAGCGCCGTGCACTTCCTTTACTGAGCCGAGATCTACGTGATGCTCATTTGCAGGCGCTTCTAGGAGGCGGTCATAGTCATAGGTCAAGGAACACCACCGCCGCCACTACAAATATTTATGCTGATCCACTGCTTTCATCGTTTGGCCTGGGTTTTGCAACATCAGATGCCGAAGAACCATCGAAATCATCAGTTCCGGTTCTCGATGATACTTCAATTCTTAAGGAGGCACCTCCTCAACCTTGGGAATCAAG TATTGACTCGTCCCTCACAAGTGAGGAAAGGGAACAAAAGCGGAAACAAGCCACAAGCAGGGCGACCTTTGTGCAAGACCTGGTCCTCTCCACTTTATTTGGAGACGACTGA